In Streptomyces alboniger, the following are encoded in one genomic region:
- the polA gene encoding DNA polymerase I, with protein sequence MAETASKKKSETAATKAGGAGGERRPRLLLMDGHSLAYRAFFALPAENFTTATGQPTNAIYGFASMLANTLRDEAPTHFAVAFDVSRKTWRSQEFPDYKANRSKTPDEFKGQVELIGEMLDAMHAVRFAVDGFEADDVIATLATQAEAAGFEVLIVTGDRDSFQLISDHVTVLYPTKGVSELTRFTPEKVFEKYGLTPAQYPDFAALRGDPSDNLPGIPGVGEKTAAKWINQFGSFADLVERAEEVKGKAGQNFRDHLESVKLNRRLTEMVRDVELPRTVADLERAPYDRTALAMVLDTLEIRNPSLRERLLAVDPGAEEAEQAPAEPGVELDGVVLGAGELAPWLAEHGKAVLGVATVDTWQLGSGTVTEVALAAAGGAAAWFDPASVDEADENAFAAWIADPTKPKVLHNAKAVMRVFPEHGWAVDGVTMDTALAAYLVKPGRRSFALDALSLEYLGRELAPASAADGQLAFGTEEDDRAEADHLMSQARTILDLGTAFGEKLREVGASDLLKDVELPTSTLLASLERHGIAADRAHLEAMEQQFAGAVQQAVKEAHAAAGHEFNLGSPKQLQEVLFGELNLPKTKKTKTGYTTDADALAWLAAQTENELPVIMLRHREQAKLRVTVEGLIKSIAVDGRIHTTFNQTVAATGRLSSTEPNLQNIPVRTDEGRAIRRGFVVGEGFESLMTADYSQIELRVMAHLSEDEGLLEAFTSGEDLHTTVASQVFSVDRSKVDAEMRRKIKAMSYGLAYGLSAFGLSQQLNIDAGEARSLMDTYFERFGGVRDYLRRAVDEARATGYTETMLGRRRYLPDLNSDNRQRREMAERMALNAPIQGTAADIVKIAMLNVHRALTEAKLDSRMLLQVHDEIVLEIAPGERAKVEELVRREMAGAVALRAPLDVSVGVGADWESAAH encoded by the coding sequence GTGGCAGAAACAGCATCGAAGAAGAAGTCCGAGACCGCGGCGACGAAGGCCGGCGGGGCGGGTGGCGAGCGGCGCCCGCGCCTGCTCCTCATGGACGGGCACTCCCTGGCCTACCGGGCGTTCTTCGCGCTGCCCGCGGAGAATTTCACGACCGCCACGGGCCAGCCGACGAACGCGATCTACGGCTTCGCGTCGATGCTGGCGAACACGCTGCGCGACGAGGCGCCCACGCACTTCGCGGTGGCGTTCGACGTGTCGCGCAAGACATGGCGCTCGCAGGAGTTCCCCGACTACAAGGCGAATCGCTCCAAGACCCCGGACGAGTTCAAGGGCCAGGTCGAGCTGATCGGCGAGATGCTCGACGCGATGCACGCGGTGCGCTTCGCGGTCGACGGCTTCGAGGCGGACGACGTCATCGCGACGCTCGCCACGCAGGCGGAGGCGGCCGGCTTCGAAGTCCTGATCGTCACGGGCGACCGCGACTCCTTCCAGCTGATCAGCGACCACGTCACCGTGCTCTACCCGACGAAGGGCGTCTCGGAGCTGACGCGCTTCACCCCGGAGAAGGTCTTCGAGAAGTACGGCCTCACGCCCGCCCAGTACCCCGACTTCGCGGCGCTGCGCGGCGACCCGTCGGACAACCTCCCCGGCATCCCCGGTGTGGGTGAGAAGACGGCCGCGAAGTGGATCAACCAGTTCGGTTCGTTCGCCGACCTCGTCGAGCGTGCCGAGGAGGTCAAGGGCAAGGCCGGGCAGAACTTCCGGGACCACCTGGAGTCGGTGAAGCTCAACCGCCGCCTGACCGAGATGGTGCGCGACGTCGAGCTGCCCAGGACGGTCGCCGACCTGGAGCGCGCTCCGTACGACCGCACGGCGCTCGCCATGGTCCTGGACACGCTGGAGATCCGTAACCCCTCGCTGCGCGAGCGCCTGCTGGCCGTCGACCCGGGTGCCGAGGAGGCCGAGCAGGCCCCGGCGGAGCCCGGTGTCGAGCTGGACGGAGTGGTGCTGGGCGCGGGCGAGCTGGCGCCGTGGCTGGCCGAGCACGGCAAGGCGGTCCTCGGCGTCGCCACGGTCGACACCTGGCAGCTCGGTTCGGGCACGGTCACCGAGGTCGCGCTCGCCGCGGCCGGGGGAGCGGCCGCCTGGTTCGACCCGGCGAGCGTGGACGAGGCCGATGAGAACGCGTTCGCGGCCTGGATCGCCGACCCGACGAAGCCGAAGGTCCTGCACAACGCCAAGGCGGTGATGCGGGTCTTCCCCGAGCACGGCTGGGCCGTGGACGGCGTCACCATGGACACCGCCCTCGCCGCCTACCTGGTCAAGCCGGGCCGCCGCTCCTTCGCCCTGGACGCCCTGTCCCTCGAATACCTGGGCCGTGAGCTGGCGCCCGCCTCCGCCGCGGACGGACAGCTCGCCTTCGGTACGGAGGAGGACGACCGGGCCGAGGCCGACCACCTGATGTCGCAGGCCCGCACCATCCTCGACCTGGGCACGGCCTTCGGGGAGAAGCTGCGGGAGGTCGGCGCGAGCGACCTGCTGAAGGACGTGGAGCTGCCGACGTCGACACTCCTCGCCAGCCTGGAGCGACACGGCATCGCGGCGGACCGCGCCCATCTGGAGGCGATGGAGCAGCAGTTCGCGGGCGCCGTCCAGCAGGCCGTGAAGGAGGCGCACGCCGCGGCGGGGCACGAGTTCAACCTCGGCTCGCCCAAGCAGCTCCAGGAAGTCCTCTTCGGTGAGCTGAACCTCCCCAAGACGAAGAAGACCAAGACCGGCTACACCACGGACGCCGACGCGCTGGCCTGGCTCGCGGCCCAGACGGAGAACGAACTGCCGGTCATCATGCTCCGCCACCGCGAGCAGGCGAAGCTGCGCGTGACCGTCGAGGGCCTGATCAAGTCGATCGCCGTGGACGGCCGCATCCACACGACGTTCAACCAGACGGTGGCCGCCACGGGCCGCCTCTCCTCGACGGAGCCCAACCTCCAGAACATCCCGGTCCGCACGGACGAGGGCAGGGCGATCCGCCGCGGTTTCGTGGTCGGCGAGGGCTTCGAGTCGCTGATGACCGCGGACTACAGCCAGATCGAGCTGCGCGTGATGGCGCACCTCTCCGAGGACGAGGGCCTGCTTGAGGCGTTCACCTCCGGCGAGGACCTGCACACCACGGTCGCCTCGCAGGTGTTCTCCGTGGACCGCTCGAAGGTCGACGCCGAGATGCGGCGCAAGATCAAGGCCATGTCGTACGGCTTGGCGTACGGCCTGTCGGCGTTCGGCCTCTCCCAGCAGCTGAACATCGACGCGGGCGAGGCGCGTTCACTGATGGACACGTACTTCGAGCGGTTCGGCGGGGTGCGCGACTACCTGCGCCGCGCGGTCGACGAGGCACGCGCGACGGGCTACACGGAGACGATGCTCGGCCGCCGCCGCTACCTCCCCGACCTCAACAGCGACAACCGCCAGCGGCGCGAGATGGCCGAGCGGATGGCGCTGAACGCGCCGATCCAGGGCACGGCCGCGGACATCGTCAAGATCGCGATGCTGAATGTGCACCGCGCCCTGACCGAGGCGAAGCTCGACTCCCGCATGCTGCTCCAGGTCCATGACGAAATCGTGCTGGAGATCGCGCCGGGGGAGCGGGCGAAGGTGGAGGAGCTGGTCCGCCGGGAGATGGCGGGAGCGGTGGCCCTGCGGGCGCCGCTGGACGTGTCGGTGGGGGTGGGCGCGGACTGGGAGTCCGCAGCGCACTAG
- a CDS encoding lytic transglycosylase domain-containing protein: MAPVFGRRLRRGAVTSAVAAAAVAALAASQAPGVTDVPRGERTAGAADTPPAGDSATGDSPYYTDLPRLHSPVPLAPNGEPEAGIPATVLDAYKKAESALAEAKPGCNVPWQLLAAIGKVESGHARGGRVDADGATLGPILGPVLNGNGFAKITDTDKGAFDSDATHDRAVGPMQFIPSTWATSGRDGNGDGEKDPNNIYDAALAAGHYLCANDRDLAVEADLHKAVLSYNHSTEYLNTVLTWLEYYRKGTHEVPDGKGVLPGDRSDEHTPAVGPTPGGNGPSSDKPGTRDRTGTYEPGNGGGGKPKPPGDGGDKTPETPTPAERVARLKDAGTGKLAAVAGDAFAGRVQVRTESTSGSAVAKVKVKFRVVGDTDARFDGGARSAIVTTNATGKATAPVLKAGEKTGRFTVRATVVGRTLTGLDYTANVTERQADALARTSDKPLTCEAGKEFADRVEVRATYKGEAADGVTATATLVKSATDATPNDKGPYFKDASGNPVRALKGLKTDANGLLKLPRLYADDTAGTYLLRVVTVGGATLTVELKVTAPATPEAPNTPEAPATPTAPATPTTPAAD; the protein is encoded by the coding sequence ATGGCGCCGGTATTCGGCAGGCGGCTGCGCAGGGGAGCGGTGACCAGCGCGGTGGCGGCGGCGGCGGTGGCGGCGCTCGCAGCGTCGCAGGCCCCGGGCGTGACGGACGTTCCGCGCGGCGAGCGCACGGCGGGGGCGGCGGACACCCCGCCCGCGGGTGATTCCGCGACCGGCGACTCGCCCTACTACACCGACCTGCCGCGGCTGCACAGCCCTGTCCCGCTCGCGCCGAACGGCGAGCCCGAGGCGGGCATCCCGGCCACCGTCCTGGACGCGTACAAGAAGGCCGAGTCCGCGCTCGCCGAAGCCAAGCCCGGCTGCAACGTTCCCTGGCAGCTGCTCGCCGCCATCGGCAAGGTCGAGTCGGGCCACGCCCGCGGTGGCCGCGTCGACGCCGACGGCGCGACGCTCGGGCCGATCCTCGGCCCGGTGCTGAACGGCAACGGCTTCGCGAAGATCACCGACACGGACAAGGGCGCGTTCGACAGCGACGCGACGCACGACCGCGCGGTCGGCCCCATGCAGTTCATCCCGTCGACGTGGGCCACCTCGGGCCGGGACGGCAACGGCGACGGCGAGAAGGACCCCAACAACATCTACGACGCGGCGCTCGCCGCGGGCCACTACCTGTGCGCGAACGACCGCGATCTGGCCGTCGAGGCCGATCTGCACAAGGCGGTCCTGAGCTACAACCACTCGACGGAGTACCTGAACACGGTCCTGACGTGGCTGGAGTACTACCGCAAGGGCACCCACGAGGTCCCCGACGGCAAGGGCGTCCTGCCGGGCGACCGCAGCGACGAGCACACCCCCGCGGTGGGCCCGACACCCGGCGGCAACGGCCCGTCCTCGGACAAGCCCGGCACCCGGGACAGGACAGGCACCTACGAGCCCGGCAACGGCGGCGGCGGCAAGCCCAAGCCGCCGGGCGACGGCGGCGACAAGACGCCCGAGACCCCCACGCCCGCCGAGCGGGTCGCGCGCCTCAAGGACGCCGGCACCGGCAAGCTCGCCGCGGTGGCGGGCGATGCCTTCGCCGGGCGCGTCCAGGTGCGTACGGAGTCCACCTCGGGCTCGGCCGTCGCCAAGGTCAAGGTGAAGTTCCGGGTCGTCGGTGACACGGACGCCCGCTTCGACGGCGGCGCGCGGAGCGCCATCGTCACCACGAACGCCACGGGCAAGGCCACCGCGCCCGTGCTCAAGGCGGGCGAGAAGACAGGCCGGTTCACCGTGCGGGCCACGGTCGTGGGCCGCACGCTGACGGGCCTGGACTACACGGCGAACGTCACCGAGCGACAGGCCGACGCCCTGGCCAGGACCAGCGACAAGCCGCTGACCTGCGAGGCGGGCAAGGAGTTCGCCGACCGGGTCGAGGTCAGGGCGACGTACAAGGGCGAGGCGGCCGACGGCGTCACAGCCACCGCCACCCTGGTCAAGTCCGCGACGGACGCCACACCCAACGACAAGGGCCCCTACTTCAAGGACGCGAGCGGCAACCCCGTCCGCGCGCTGAAGGGCCTGAAGACCGACGCGAACGGCCTGTTGAAGCTGCCGAGGCTGTACGCGGACGACACGGCCGGCACGTACCTGCTGCGGGTCGTCACGGTCGGCGGCGCCACCCTCACCGTCGAGCTGAAGGTGACCGCCCCGGCCACCCCGGAGGCACCCAACACCCCGGAGGCACCCGCCACCCCGACCGCGCCGGCCACCCCGACGACCCCGGCGGCCGACTAA
- a CDS encoding SPW_0924 family protein, with the protein MRALIAAATGLAAAIALVLTITAIGAPAGETSPEPLLTTVPEHP; encoded by the coding sequence ATGCGCGCCCTCATCGCCGCCGCCACCGGCCTCGCCGCCGCGATCGCCCTGGTCCTCACGATCACCGCGATCGGCGCCCCGGCCGGCGAGACATCGCCCGAACCGCTGCTCACCACCGTCCCCGAGCACCCGTAG